The uncultured Cohaesibacter sp. genomic sequence AGAATGGTCGCCAGAACCGGCCCGATGCAGGGCGTCCAGCCGAAGGCAAAGGCCAGCCCGATGAGATAGGCACCGACGAGACCCGCCGGTTTGCGGGTGACATTGACCCGTGCCTCGCGATAGAGGAAGCCGATGCGGAAGACGCCGAGGAAATGCAGGCCCATGATGATGATGATCGCGCCTGCGACATAGGACAGGATGCCAATGTGCATCTTGAGATACTGCCCGATCACCGAGGCCCCTGCTCCGAGCAGGACGAAGATGGTCGAGAAGCCGAGAACGAAGGCAAAGGCGGAGAAGAAGACCTGTGTGGCGGCTCTCTGTTTGTCGTTGTTGCCGGTGAACTCATCCATCGAGACACCGGCGATATAGCACAGATAGGGCGGCACAAGTGGCAGGACGCAGGGTGAAATGAAGGAGATCAATCCCGCCAAAAAGGCTCCGGGGATTGTTACGTCAAAGACCATCTTGTCTACTCCACTTCTCTTGGCTCAAATTCTCTTGGATCAAAGCTTTTCTCGTGCCGGTCAACCTGCCGAATGTGCCTCCTTAAGGCACAGATCGGGCCATTCGTTCCTGCTTAGCCTTTCGCGTCATCAATGTCCAATCACGCCCTTGCTATTGTGGTTGCGCACGGGTTTCACCGGGTTGATTGCACGGTCTGTGCCACGCCTCGTGAGCGCACGATA encodes the following:
- a CDS encoding cytochrome c biogenesis protein CcdA, coding for MVFDVTIPGAFLAGLISFISPCVLPLVPPYLCYIAGVSMDEFTGNNDKQRAATQVFFSAFAFVLGFSTIFVLLGAGASVIGQYLKMHIGILSYVAGAIIIIMGLHFLGVFRIGFLYREARVNVTRKPAGLVGAYLIGLAFAFGWTPCIGPVLATILAIAGSEENIQQGMILLTAYSLGLGIPFLLAAAFAGKFTSMMGGLRKHMGTVEKAMGGLLVLTGILFVTGQVQNAAFWLQEMLPGLSAIG